The Oreochromis niloticus isolate F11D_XX linkage group LG2, O_niloticus_UMD_NMBU, whole genome shotgun sequence genome includes a region encoding these proteins:
- the LOC112847518 gene encoding uncharacterized protein LOC112847518, with protein sequence MADPMLSMTVEGTQLTFLVDTGATYSTLRATPNSATLSNHTVTVVGFSGVPMTLPLTDPALTKLGKQTLKHQYVVSPQVPVNLMGRDLLVKLGATIMCSADGLTVSLPGGKEFPCLGTISKNQYLVQDSERATADIYWGRLVEDGILRQYQLWKPWIMSLAVYTPPRDPYHVTLFYDRDDDDTYRESFQSDLEGQIWNVRSHNIYVGPEGVAAAVKLTDEQLPWYEMGSDSAPHVTLAVHIGHQAREMGPMVKRALDNAWWQSTQIPNVWYAPKCKTYRITCLSNDAVVLEHQEISRTHGRERTDHPDAVAALSELPDTLWSTGPTDVGLATCSPVLFQLKSEAPINRPQYRHKPEAEEGIAETIEGLLKVGVLEPSQSFWNTPILPVEKHGTGKYRMAHDLRAINAILRTDTVPVPNPYTALTAISWDQKWFTCIDLANAFFCLPLHESLRDIFSFTYRGQKYRYTRLPQGFALSPGIFNQPSQHQPAQQPRSWC encoded by the exons ATGGCAGATCCCATGCTGTCAATGACCGTGGAAGGAACACAACTGACCTTCCTGGTGGACACTGGAGCAACTTACTCAACACTGAGAGCCACACCAAACAGTGCAACACTCTCCAACCACACTGTGACTGTGGTGGGTTTTTCCGGGGTCCCGATGACTCTGCCATTAACTGATCCAGCCCTGACAAAGCTGGGAAAACAAACTTTGAAGCACCAATATGTGGTGTCCCCACAAGTGCCTGTAAATCTCATGGGCAGGGATCTGCTCGTGAAACTGGGAGCCACTATCATGTGTTCTGCAGATGGGCTTACTGTCAGTCTTCCAGGAGGAAAAGAGTTCCCGTGCCTGGGGACAATTTCAAAGAATCAATATCTGGTCCAAGACTCTGAACGAGCTACAGCCGACATATACTGGGGAAGGCTAGTAGAAGACGGCATTCTCAGACAATATCAGCTGTGGAAACCCTGGATAATGAGCCTGGCCGTCTACACCCCGCCGCGCGATCCATACCACGTCACTCTTTTTTATGACAGGGACGACGACGACACGTACCGAGAAAGCTTTCAATCTGACCTTGAAGGTCAAATTTGGAACGTGCGTAGCCACAATATCTATGTTGGCCCGGAAGGAGTAGCAGCGGCTGTGAAATTGACGGACGAACAACTGCCTTGGTACGAGATGGGATCAGATTCAGCTCCTCATGTCACATTGGCGGTCCACATAGGTCATCAGGCTAGAGAAATGGGACCGATGGTCAAGCGGGCGCTGGACAACGCTTGGTGGCAAAGCACTCAGATTCCAAATGTATGGTATGCGCCAAAGTGCAAAACGTACCGAATCACCTGTCTGTCTAATGATGCAGTGGTTCTGGAACATCAGGAAATCTCAAGAACACATGGCAGGGAAAGAACTGACCATCCTGATGCAGTCGCCGCGCTTTCAGAACTGCCTGACACTCTGTGGTCGACGGGGCCCACTGACGTCGGCCTCGCTACCTGTTCACCTGTCTTGTTTCAGCTGAAGTCTGAGGCGCCAATTAATAGACCACAGTACAGACACAAACCAGAAGCTGAGGAAGGAATTGCAGAAACCATTGAAGGGCTACTGAAAGTAGGTGTGCTTGAGCCTTCACAGTCATTTTGGAACACACCTATTTTGCCAGTGGAGAAGCACGGGACAGGAAAATACAGGATGGCACATGACCTGAGGGCCATTAATGCCATACTGCGCACCGACACTGTGCCTGTGCCAAACCCATACACGGCTTTAACCGCCATCTCATGGGACCAAAAGTGGTTTACATGTATTGATCTTGCTAATGCTTTCTTTTGTCTCCCATTACATGAGTCACTGAGGGACattttttcattcacatacagagGCCAGAAATACAGATACACACGCCTGCCACAAGGTTTTGCACTGTCCCCAGGCATCTTCAATCAG CCAAGTCAGCATCAGCCTGCACAGCAGCCTCGCTCCTGGTGCTGA
- the LOC109203239 gene encoding uncharacterized protein LOC109203239 isoform X3, with translation MTIRCSVNQSTGFTPYELLTGRQFPAPWTVVPAEQPRKSNRSHAEYFNELKALVSSFTTQVTSGRPTAEKEVPDAKAVWLKVIKRKWKEPRWTGPYEVTARTATAVRLKGKGDTWFHWTQCAAADESLVQDNPAILDTGANENQRQNKSSHLCNGPTSSPPGRPKQEEQPRRRSPHQHKGTAPGNLSEHGGQSSPTPTEKRSTEMWPLKRPKREVSVTPNKNVDRINYVHYNVLRLSNLTRDAMEGLVEQLGPTSLMGVQNRMALDMLLAERGGVCAMFGDQCCTFIPNNTAPDSSVTRALEGLKTLSRTMHEDSGIENPLEGWMTSVFGQWKGFVISAMLSIAAFLGILVTCGCCLIPCVRRLLEKVITRAVDPGEVTPVSMMPLIDMEEAEEAEE, from the exons ATGACCATAAGATGCTCTGTTAACCAATCAACAGGTTTCACGCCCTACGAGCTGCTGACAGGACGGCAGTTTCCGGCGCCCTGGACAGTGGTCCCGGCGGAGCAGCCCAGAAAAAGTAACAGGTCTCATGCTGAATATTTTAATGAGTTGAAAGCTCTTGTGTCCAGTTTCACAACACAGGTCACCTCTGGAAGACCCACAGCAGAAAAAGAGGTCCCAGATGCAAAAGCAGTGTGGCTGAAAGTCATCAAGCGGAAGTGGAAAGAACCCCGCTGGACCGGTCCGTACGAGGTGACTGCCCGGACGGCCACAGCGGTCCGactgaaagggaaaggcgaCACCTGGTTCCACTGGACGCAGTGCGCTGCAGCAGACGAGAGCTTGGTGCAGGACAACCCAGCTATACTAGACACGGGCGCTAACGAGAATCAGAGgcagaataaatcctctcacctgtgcaacgggccgaCCAGTAGTCCACCTGGGAGGCCGAAGCAAGAAGAACAGCCAAGGAGGAGATCGCCACATCAACACAAAGGA ACCGCCCCAGGTAACCTGTCTGAgcacggaggccagtccagcccaaCACCCACTGAGAAACGGAGCACTGAGATGTGGCCGTTGAAAAGACCTAAGCGTGAGGTGTCAG TGACCCCAAACAAGAATGTGGACAGAATAAACTATGTTCATTATAATGTGCTGAGACTCTCAAACCTAACCAGAGACGCCATGGAGGGATTAGTGGAGCAATTGGGGCCGACCTCGTTGATGGGGGTCCAAAATCGGATGGCCCTGGACATGTTGTTGGCGGAACGGGGAGGGGTCTGTGCCATGTTCGGCGATCAGTGCTGCACCTTTATCCCCAACAACACTGCCCCAGACAGCTCAGTTacccgagctctggagggcCTTAAAACTCTGTCCAGAACCATGCACGAAGATTCAGGGATTGAAAATCCCCTGGAGGGCTGGATGACATCCGTGTTCGGGCAGTGGAAGGGGTTTGTGATTTCTGCAATGCTTTCTATTGCTGCTTTTCTAGGGATTTTGGTCACCTGTGGGTGCTgtctcattccttgtgtcagaagATTGTTGGAAAAGGTAATCACGAGGGCAGTGGATCCTGGGGAAGTGACCCCGGTGTCCATGATGCCATTGATAGACATGGAAGAAGctgaggaggccgaggagtga
- the LOC109203239 gene encoding uncharacterized protein LOC109203239 isoform X2 — protein MTIRCSVNQSTGFTPYELLTGRQFPAPWTVVPAEQPRKSNRSHAEYFNELKALVSSFTTQVTSGRPTAEKEVPDAKAVWLKVIKRKWKEPRWTGPYEVTARTATAVRLKGKGDTWFHWTQCAAADESLVQDNPAILDTGANENQRQNKSSHLCNGPTSSPPGRPKQEEQPRRRSPHQHKGTAPGNLSEHGGQSSPTPTEKRSTEMWPLKRPKREVSGKRDDCLSAYNGIELDYVKGSTSSYTFDLCEVINCKGANSSWRGNDVWVCSHPDICTRGGNPHSSRGIRPVLASYTAGQWCAPGWGNVVSWTGVGWQPHVPEGLKGIAIQRDFSAAQNPITLSLGPWDTLPRSESPGNVFYLVIGVDVSGTDPMGLIRINLVNPVNNNVTNSVTNITGKGGDGSPTATPEKHEPKGRRVLTVDYTRLKPQDLIERATGFSDSNLWLDWVAQNAKEQQVSNCVACASARPRLFTEPAPLYPEDKWGYDCMLQLTREAVSTGNCSILASLFPPIDKRTQ, from the exons ATGACCATAAGATGCTCTGTTAACCAATCAACAGGTTTCACGCCCTACGAGCTGCTGACAGGACGGCAGTTTCCGGCGCCCTGGACAGTGGTCCCGGCGGAGCAGCCCAGAAAAAGTAACAGGTCTCATGCTGAATATTTTAATGAGTTGAAAGCTCTTGTGTCCAGTTTCACAACACAGGTCACCTCTGGAAGACCCACAGCAGAAAAAGAGGTCCCAGATGCAAAAGCAGTGTGGCTGAAAGTCATCAAGCGGAAGTGGAAAGAACCCCGCTGGACCGGTCCGTACGAGGTGACTGCCCGGACGGCCACAGCGGTCCGactgaaagggaaaggcgaCACCTGGTTCCACTGGACGCAGTGCGCTGCAGCAGACGAGAGCTTGGTGCAGGACAACCCAGCTATACTAGACACGGGCGCTAACGAGAATCAGAGgcagaataaatcctctcacctgtgcaacgggccgaCCAGTAGTCCACCTGGGAGGCCGAAGCAAGAAGAACAGCCAAGGAGGAGATCGCCACATCAACACAAAGGA ACCGCCCCAGGTAACCTGTCTGAgcacggaggccagtccagcccaaCACCCACTGAGAAACGGAGCACTGAGATGTGGCCGTTGAAAAGACCTAAGCGTGAGGTGTCAGGTAAAAGGGATGATTGTCTCAGCGCATATAATGGCATAGAACTGGACTACGTTAAAGGGTCCACAAGCTCATACACGTTTGATCTGTGTGAAGTGATCAATTGTAAAggagcaaacagcagctggaggGGAAACGATGTGTGGGTTTGCAGTCACCCTGATATTTGCACACGGGGAGGGAACCCTCACTCCAGCCGGGGAATCCGCCCTGTACTGGCGTCATACACAGCAGGACAGTGGTGCGCCCCTGGCTGGGGGAACGTGGTAAGTTGGACTGGAGTAGGGTGGCAGCCACATGTGCCTGAGGGATTGAAGGGAATAGCAATTCAGAGGGATTTTTCTGCTGCTCAAAACCCGATCACACTTTCCCTGGGCCCTTGGGACACTCTGCCCAGGTCAGAGAGCCCAGGAAATGTGTTCTACCTGGTAATTGGGGTAGATGTGTCAGGTACAGATCCAATGGGGCTAATTAGAATAAACTTAGTCAATCCCGTAAATAACAATGTAACTAACTCTGTCACAAACATTACAGGAAAAGGAGGGGATGGGTCGCCAACCGCCACACCAGAGAAACACGAACCAAAAGGCAGACGAGTGCTGACGGTCGATTATACTAGGTTGAAGCCTCAGGATTTAATCGAGCGTGCCACCGGTTTCAGTGACAGTAATCTCTGGCTGGACTGGGTGGCCCAAAATGCTAAAGAACAACAGGTATCTAACTGTGTTGCTTGTGCTTCAGCTAGGCCGCGGTTGTTTACAGAGCCCGCTCCACTGTACCCAGAGGATAAGTGGGGGTATGACTGCATGCTGCAACTTACTAGAGAAGCGGTGAGTACTGGCAACTGTTCCATCTTGGCCAGCCTCTTCCCGCCAATTGACAAGCGGACCCAG TGA
- the LOC109203239 gene encoding uncharacterized protein LOC109203239 isoform X1, translating to MTIRCSVNQSTGFTPYELLTGRQFPAPWTVVPAEQPRKSNRSHAEYFNELKALVSSFTTQVTSGRPTAEKEVPDAKAVWLKVIKRKWKEPRWTGPYEVTARTATAVRLKGKGDTWFHWTQCAAADESLVQDNPAILDTGANENQRQNKSSHLCNGPTSSPPGRPKQEEQPRRRSPHQHKGTAPGNLSEHGGQSSPTPTEKRSTEMWPLKRPKREVSGKRDDCLSAYNGIELDYVKGSTSSYTFDLCEVINCKGANSSWRGNDVWVCSHPDICTRGGNPHSSRGIRPVLASYTAGQWCAPGWGNVVSWTGVGWQPHVPEGLKGIAIQRDFSAAQNPITLSLGPWDTLPRSESPGNVFYLVIGVDVSGTDPMGLIRINLVNPVNNNVTNSVTNITGKGGDGSPTATPEKHEPKGRRVLTVDYTRLKPQDLIERATGFSDSNLWLDWVAQNAKEQQVSNCVACASARPRLFTEPAPLYPEDKWGYDCMLQLTREAVSTGNCSILASLFPPIDKRTQVGPFTSKKDNYTCFKFSTDNMRYRLGEIDPSWCSVTLTGRTTNIRNDSSTVIGTWARSGLYYYCGQKTILVRVPMGSVGTCAMVRLGAPLMLIGNKVKVIPQRNTRTLAAKRKRHVLRNRGTQGTHAYDPRMDSPTWIDSIGVPRGVPNEYKLVDQIAAGFENLPIISALFPVTPNKNVDRINYVHYNVLRLSNLTRDAMEGLVEQLGPTSLMGVQNRMALDMLLAERGGVCAMFGDQCCTFIPNNTAPDSSVTRALEGLKTLSRTMHEDSGIENPLEGWMTSVFGQWKGFVISAMLSIAAFLGILVTCGCCLIPCVRRLLEKVITRAVDPGEVTPVSMMPLIDMEEAEEAEE from the exons ATGACCATAAGATGCTCTGTTAACCAATCAACAGGTTTCACGCCCTACGAGCTGCTGACAGGACGGCAGTTTCCGGCGCCCTGGACAGTGGTCCCGGCGGAGCAGCCCAGAAAAAGTAACAGGTCTCATGCTGAATATTTTAATGAGTTGAAAGCTCTTGTGTCCAGTTTCACAACACAGGTCACCTCTGGAAGACCCACAGCAGAAAAAGAGGTCCCAGATGCAAAAGCAGTGTGGCTGAAAGTCATCAAGCGGAAGTGGAAAGAACCCCGCTGGACCGGTCCGTACGAGGTGACTGCCCGGACGGCCACAGCGGTCCGactgaaagggaaaggcgaCACCTGGTTCCACTGGACGCAGTGCGCTGCAGCAGACGAGAGCTTGGTGCAGGACAACCCAGCTATACTAGACACGGGCGCTAACGAGAATCAGAGgcagaataaatcctctcacctgtgcaacgggccgaCCAGTAGTCCACCTGGGAGGCCGAAGCAAGAAGAACAGCCAAGGAGGAGATCGCCACATCAACACAAAGGA ACCGCCCCAGGTAACCTGTCTGAgcacggaggccagtccagcccaaCACCCACTGAGAAACGGAGCACTGAGATGTGGCCGTTGAAAAGACCTAAGCGTGAGGTGTCAGGTAAAAGGGATGATTGTCTCAGCGCATATAATGGCATAGAACTGGACTACGTTAAAGGGTCCACAAGCTCATACACGTTTGATCTGTGTGAAGTGATCAATTGTAAAggagcaaacagcagctggaggGGAAACGATGTGTGGGTTTGCAGTCACCCTGATATTTGCACACGGGGAGGGAACCCTCACTCCAGCCGGGGAATCCGCCCTGTACTGGCGTCATACACAGCAGGACAGTGGTGCGCCCCTGGCTGGGGGAACGTGGTAAGTTGGACTGGAGTAGGGTGGCAGCCACATGTGCCTGAGGGATTGAAGGGAATAGCAATTCAGAGGGATTTTTCTGCTGCTCAAAACCCGATCACACTTTCCCTGGGCCCTTGGGACACTCTGCCCAGGTCAGAGAGCCCAGGAAATGTGTTCTACCTGGTAATTGGGGTAGATGTGTCAGGTACAGATCCAATGGGGCTAATTAGAATAAACTTAGTCAATCCCGTAAATAACAATGTAACTAACTCTGTCACAAACATTACAGGAAAAGGAGGGGATGGGTCGCCAACCGCCACACCAGAGAAACACGAACCAAAAGGCAGACGAGTGCTGACGGTCGATTATACTAGGTTGAAGCCTCAGGATTTAATCGAGCGTGCCACCGGTTTCAGTGACAGTAATCTCTGGCTGGACTGGGTGGCCCAAAATGCTAAAGAACAACAGGTATCTAACTGTGTTGCTTGTGCTTCAGCTAGGCCGCGGTTGTTTACAGAGCCCGCTCCACTGTACCCAGAGGATAAGTGGGGGTATGACTGCATGCTGCAACTTACTAGAGAAGCGGTGAGTACTGGCAACTGTTCCATCTTGGCCAGCCTCTTCCCGCCAATTGACAAGCGGACCCAGGTAGGACCATTCACAAGTAAAAAAGATAATTATACGTGCTTTAAGTTCTCCACAGATAACATGAGATACAGGCTGGGAGAGATTGACCCTAGCTGGTGCTCTGTGACACTCACAGGGAGGACCACTAATATTAGAAACGACTCGAGCACGGTAATTGGCACGTGGGCAAGAAGTGGgttatattattattgtggGCAGAAGACTATTTTGGTTCGTGTTCCTATGGGAAGTGTCGGGACGTGTGCTATGGTGAGATTGGGAGCTCCACTGATGCTAATCGGAAACAAAGTAAAAGTCATACCACAAAGAAATACACGCACATTGGCAGCTAAACGTAAGAGACACGTATTGAGAAATAGAGGGACTCAGGGGACACATGCATACGACCCTAGAATGGATTCACCCACCTGGATTgactccataggagtgcccagggggGTTCCAAACGAATATAAATTGGTGGATCAGATAGCTGCTGGTTTTGAAAACTTACCAATAATCTCTGCTCTTTTCCCAGTGACCCCAAACAAGAATGTGGACAGAATAAACTATGTTCATTATAATGTGCTGAGACTCTCAAACCTAACCAGAGACGCCATGGAGGGATTAGTGGAGCAATTGGGGCCGACCTCGTTGATGGGGGTCCAAAATCGGATGGCCCTGGACATGTTGTTGGCGGAACGGGGAGGGGTCTGTGCCATGTTCGGCGATCAGTGCTGCACCTTTATCCCCAACAACACTGCCCCAGACAGCTCAGTTacccgagctctggagggcCTTAAAACTCTGTCCAGAACCATGCACGAAGATTCAGGGATTGAAAATCCCCTGGAGGGCTGGATGACATCCGTGTTCGGGCAGTGGAAGGGGTTTGTGATTTCTGCAATGCTTTCTATTGCTGCTTTTCTAGGGATTTTGGTCACCTGTGGGTGCTgtctcattccttgtgtcagaagATTGTTGGAAAAGGTAATCACGAGGGCAGTGGATCCTGGGGAAGTGACCCCGGTGTCCATGATGCCATTGATAGACATGGAAGAAGctgaggaggccgaggagtga